Part of the Uloborus diversus isolate 005 chromosome 9, Udiv.v.3.1, whole genome shotgun sequence genome is shown below.
CttcatcttcatcttcaaattcgTTTGGTTCAAAGCCCTCTGGAACGTCAAGCAGTTCGGGTGGCAACGGATCTCCTTTAATCCAGTCAAACTTCAGTTCACCATTCTTCAACTTCCATCCATGTCCCACTGGAGTTGGGATGGAGGGTTTAGCTACATGTGCGTTATTCCATATGTAACATTGGTAGTTGACACGTTTTATGTGGTTTTCTAATGAAGTTTTGCATGGAGGCAGTAGACTTAAATCCACACCTTGATTGTTGGACAGAGGAAATGCAGTTCTCGGAGAAAACTTTTGTGCGAATAAATCAAACCGCAGTTTGTTTATATTTGTATATTCCTTACTGCTGTACAAACAACAAACAAATTCCTCCAACCCTGTCAGTAACGTGTCTGTAATTGTCGGTGATGCTCCTACTGATGTAAGAATAGGTACAAACTTCGAAAACTTTTCCAATTTCGATTTCACAGACAACTTTCCGTGACGAACAAAGGAACTAGTGGTGTCGCAACCGGACAGGGCATGCACATTCAACATAGCGTGGCTCATTTCTGCACCTAAGTTATGAGAAATGGCGGTGACATTAATAACCCTTCGTTTGTTACCTGTTCCTGTATCAAAGAAAACTATGTTTTCAATGCTGCTGGCATATCTTACCAACAACATAAAAACATCTGTATCCGGGGATCTAACTCTGATGGGTGAGTTGTCTTGACAAGACTGTGAAGCTTGGATACAGTGTAGTATTATTTTGGTATCCGCTTCCTCTTGTGAAGTGCATAGGTCTTCTTGTGTACTATATTTGATGGTCAACCCATCTTCGCTAGTAAACCAAGTGCACTTATCACCATGTGATAAATAAAGATTTCTCCCATGTAATATGTGGGCATGTTTGTCCTGAACCCATTCACTATGAAGTAGGTTGATCAGTTGCTCTTTATTTTTGCCATTAGCAAGGAATTTTTTCCAATCCCGTGGAATCTTAGTTTTGGGTCCTCTTATTAAAAAAGTATCTCCACAACCCCTTCTTTgtctttcaatgtttttaataGAAACATCTTGGTAAGTATCTGTTACAAAATCTATCCTGCTGCACTTGGGGAAGCGGCTCAAGACAGTCTCTGCAATTTCACCAAAGGTTTCTGGAATATTAGTAAGGGCCTGAAAGTAAGCCATGGCGTCTatcacatatatacattcttcaATCTTTGGAGATTCGTCGACTATACCCTTGACCTCCAAAGCGTGGAGTAATTTGGACTTTTCAGTTTTTGTTGGACATCCATCAGCAGTGGCTAATGCCCACGGTACTGGACCTAATGGATATGACATCAGCTTATCCAGGTTAATTTCACGTTCTTGTGACAAAAGTAAAACTCGAGCAAAAATATTCCTTTCTGCTCTTATCTCTACTAATCTGTTTTGTGCAGTAGTAACAGTAATCGTTTCTTGAAtacttttgaaagtttgaagcttttgtctcttaagtggtacatgaaattttttattctttacaatAAATCTGTCATGTATAAAACTTTGTAGGAAGCTTTCCCTAGATTATCAACGTTGAGAAAATTTTCTTCTACCGAATCGGGGACAGGTCTTCCAGATGATAAACAGAACAGCTTATCGTGGTTTTCAACTTCAAATGGATTAACGTATTGTTCAAAAGCGTCAAGTATTTTCGAAATACTTTTGTCACTTCGTTTCATTTCATTTGATTGCATGTCACAGTGAGAGTAATCTGATGACTGAAACATACCTGCATTTTCAAGTGCTAACTCTACATACTTAGCACGTTCATGTCTTGTAATGCACCATCGTGCATATGCCCAGAAATTTCGGCTAAATCCTATTATTCCGCCAGTACATTTGGCATGTCTATTGGATAAATTCATATGACGTCAGAAAGTCACTGATCCTTTGACTGTGACGTCACGATAACGAATGTGAAGAATATTTATTTAGCTTTCTTTCGTTTTTCGTTGGATTCGTTTATTGTTCGTGTTGGTttgtgtttatgtttttttttacttcctttccttatcggatctacaaaaaaaaaaaaaaataataataataatatcggACTAAACAGAAATACTGCTGTGGTTCTTTTTCTTGATCAAGCTATCACCCTTTTTAAAATCGAACCGTtttcgaacagttttttttttaaatcatttttagtagttttcatgacttttttgtgttttttcaggAATATGCTGTAATTTTCAAGTGGCAAACACCTAAAACCTTAAAGTATATGTCAATACAAACACAAAAATGTATGTGTCGAAAATTCCcacgggggagggagggggggtatACACCAGCCTCCGCTCTATAGTTGTTAATACTGATAAGCATACTGAGCCAGGAACTCACTGGGTTGTCCTGTTTATAGAGAACCCTCAAACTAGAATTTTTCGACTCCTATGGTTTGACGCCTCAAACCTATGGCTATCATATTACAAGATTTGTGAAGAAATATGAACATGTTAAATGGAATCAAGTACTTCTCCAAAGTTTGACTTCAAATGTATGTGGACAATATTGTATTTACTATCTAATCAAGAGATGTCAAGGTTTATGTATGGATATCgttgtgaaaaatttatttcagaaaatcagTGATTTTCAATTGTATCAAtatgttaaaaagaaatttggtgtaaatatgatttttaaaaaacaataaatgtttttttcagttacaattCAGAGTTTTGTTTTACTGTGTTGATCTTTTTCTGTcaccaaacaatttttttttctacaaaagcaaTAACTTTTCTTTTAGTAATAATGTATATGTactaaatttttgattatttttataatttttttaaatttattatttttatttttctatatttttttcccaactattatttttttttactagcagatttttttttctcattaaacttttctttaattctttgcatttgactaaaagtaaattattatttttttgtgactttttttttcatctaatggTAATTCTctgttttctaattaaaaaaaaaaacagtgaaagtGTTTCAAATCACACAATAAagatactaagtttttatttttaactcacaTTTATTAAAACACAATACAAGAAATTACAAATAACTTTTCCAGGCATATGGCTTTGCATACATATTCTTCTGTCTATCAACAATAGGCTTGGTTACAGTTGGTTTTGCATATAGCGTCCTCCGTCTTTTAACAACAGGCTTCgtaacatttttcttcaaatacttgTTCTGAATAAACTCGGAAGGAAAATTTACATCTTCTaatacattcaaaaatgtttcatgtcCAACTGGTGTCCCTTTTCTAGAACGCAGTAAAAAAGTGTCCAAATCCGTAATATTTGAGTTCGGTATGGTTTCCCCGCGCACTAGAAGCTCGTTTTTATCATTCCACGAAAGAGTTGATTGGTTGTTCTTGAGAAACTCTAAAATCTTCAGCGCTTGCTTTTTCCCTTTCTCTGGTGCTGCTTCCAAAATGTCTTTCACAATATCAGGACCTCTTACTTCGACCATTTCAGATTCCAATGGTTTTGTAGAAGgcaattttacgaatttttgcaaaatttgcaagTACAACACGCGTTTTTCTTCGTCACTCAGGTCACGGCGAAGTAAAATGGCATTCATATCCTTGTCCAACGTAGACAAATGATCCGAAGCAAAGTGTTTGATCCTCGGGTAGCAAGACATATTTCTTTGCATTATCCATGAATGAGAGACGTTAAAACATATAGTGCTGCAGGTATTAATTTACTTAGGAAACCGTCTCCTTTTTGTACGAGGATGCCTCGTTTCTTGAACAAGGGAACTTTCTGCTGCGCTAACACTCGCAGAGTCCTTTTATATGGTCTCAGTTTTTTCAAACGTTGTTTACTGAATGGTATGTTGCCGCATAAGTTCTTATAGCATTCACACAACGCTTTTATAACACTATTGGGAGCTCTTCTCAACAGCGAAGTACGAAGTTTGCTTTTTCTTAAGAGCCGGAGCTGCTCTAAATTTTGCTGTGCAAAAGATGACAGTCTGCTTTTAAATGACATATCTCGTGGTGTGTACTGTTTATTTATAGAAAACTGGCGTATGCTGCTGCTTTCCCAAAGCACAGTGTTTAAAATGTGGGGTATGGACAGGGCAAGAAATATATCTGCTTTctaattcatgaaatttgggaCAGCCAACATCATttaaatccaatactttttttccAGACAACTTTTCAATAAATTTACACTTCTCTAAACCTTTAACGTATATGTCAGTAAAAGAAATGAGCAACATAGTCAATATGTGTCGTACAGCTTTGTAAGGTAACTCGCCGCTTTCCTAATACAATTCGTGTAAATTTCGGATTATCCAAGaataacttttgttttttgtacGATAATTCTTCCCAAGGTCGAGGACATAAGAAGGACCAACGGCCATGATAAATGTGATTCACCGAGTAAAATGCTAGCTCCTTAATAACATAGCTATGTGGAGCTAATTGAAAGCCCTCAAAATCAATTACAACAGCCGACATGTTTCCTCTTCCTGTTTCTACACCATAAATGGTTAACGAGGCTCGTACGTGTAATTTATATCTCCTGGAAAAAATTCCTGTGCGCATGCGTAAACGGTCATTAGTTTCGGGTCTGAAGTCTAGAAAAAGGTATCCATACGCGGGACTTGTGGCATCACTGAATACTTCTAGGAAAGCCTTAACTTTACCTCGAAACATTTGGCGAGCAAGATGAGTAATTTGACTTTTATCTCTAGGGTTTTTGTACAGCACTAAATAATGCGAGTTTAAGTTGATTGTTCGCATTTCcgtacttttataaaaattattttgagcaaTGAATATGCAACTAATATTTCTATGGTGACTTCCTTTCGTAAAAAGTTTGGTCAACCGCGAATCGTTTCCTAGTTCTGACATTTAATCATCAATCATAATAAGACAGTCTCTTACAGTACTTAAATGAGAGGGTAACCCTTCTACAAAttcgatatttttcattttattaagtaAAGACTGATAAACTCCGTAGCAGTAAATAATCTTTTGAGGCTGAGGCTTGAACATGTTTTCTTCGATTAGACGCTTTACGAAAACTGTTTTGCCAGAGCCAGTGGGACCTGAAATCATACACGTGGAAGGATGTTTCAAGTACGGAAACTCCATTTTGAATGATTGTTTCACGTGTATACAAAGCTTTTTATACctttaataaaagagaaaattatactACCTTTTATAGAAAACCAGTTGCCCTGAAAAAAGTTTGCCCAGAAAAGgtctttcttttgtgtgtgtggccctgaaaagggcctttgtttttttcaatggttctgaaaagaacctttttttatatataatcttGTAAAAGACTTTTTAGCAATATAAGCGTTCTAATTCATGTTAATTTgtgtggccctgaaaagggcctttttttttagtttccacaTTTGCCAAGCAGTTATCGAGATCCTCTTTTCACCCGAACGACAGGAATAATAGCAGGACAGCTATGCTAGTCAGAATTAAAAGCTAGTAGCCATAAGGAAGTGTAGAATAGTCAACTTCATTGACAACTCTTTTGTCGTAAACTATCCGTAAGCTTTGGTTTCTGGGTTGTTGATGACATTACGACGCTTTGGATCCCTTGTAATTTTTGCAGGATTGGAAATTTCAATGCTTTCATGATCCATATTGCATACCAACTCTCTTATGGAATCGAAATTTAAAACTTcggtatttttaaagtttaatgtaaAGCCTCGCACTTTACAACACGTCTTTCTTCCTGCTGTTTGATAAGCATAGTTCTTAGGCCCACCTAGAAATGCAAAGAAAATCTTGTTATGTTAACaaaataagtaacttttttttccttcaaatgaaGAATGAAATGCTATCTTACCGGAAATAAAAGTTGTTATAGTGTCTCCTTCCAATTCGTCAGTAAACTCCCCTAGGAAGTTGCCTAAAGGAGGATCATTTGAACCATCACTCGCATAAATAATTGAATCTGTGTCATGGTATACAACGGATCGACCCAATTTTTCCATTTCTTGGTAGAGTTTCAGCCGTGCCCAAGCCGCGGTAAAGGAAGCCAGGAACACATTGGTGGTAATGTTTTGGCTGACAAATTCTGTCGCCAATTCCCACTGAATCGCAGCTATTTCGGCTGACGGAAAATACACGTCTTTgatctaaaaaattaaatagaaaattctTTGATCAAGTAAAGGTAAAGCAAACATTTTCTTCAATGTAAAActaatagaaaatgaaaaaataaaatctcttacGTTTTTAGTCGAGTTCAGCAGCATTTTGTTAAAATCTGTCACGTTATTTACGTACTTCAATTGGGTTTTATTAGTGTTTCCCCATCTAAAACGAGGAGTAAGAAgttaaaattgcaaaaagtttttttttttttttaaatctatattaaaataAGATATTTCATTATCTTGCTTACCTTCCCCAAAAACTATTGAGAGCTAACTTTGCTACTTGGCGACGCCCAGtattcttttcaattttacttgCATCTAGTTTCACTCCCTCCTTTTCTTCATACTCCTGGACGTATTTCCTCTTAGCCTCGCTGGTAATACATTTTGCAGGCCAACCACTGCtctcttgttttatttttaaaaacagatcaATATAAGATTTGAACAATGTATTTGACTGCTGCTTGAAATGGTATACTTCATACATCTAGTTGAAAAAGCAAATTATTAGTACAagatagtaacaataataaaaatcaacAAGAAACAACGTAAATATAAGTTTACCTGTATTACTGTGTATCCTTTGTTGACGGCTACTTTCAGCTCTTCAGAAACCCATGTCCCAACAAATGCTCCTTCTTCCATATTGTGGGCACAAGGAGTCTGAGTCATATTTTCTGCACATGTAGAGCATAGAGGAAACATAAGTTTTCCATTGCATCTATAAGGAAGAACGGGCAAAAACAAGCTGCGAGGGGGTAAGACCTTGCATTTGATTTATCCAAAATAGTTGTCCAGGCTTTCAAAATTTTCCGTTAGAATTTCTGGGTGTCCCACGGGATATTGGTAGTATTTATTTACCtaaaagtaatagaaaaaaacCCTAAGGAACTTTTGAAATTATTCAAAgaagaaatgtgaaaaataagaaaataacatttttcttaCCCATGGATAAAGCGAGGTGAAATCTACATATTTTGTGTCACCCTCATGATACAATTTGACCGCATTTGTCCTTCCGCCGTAAAATGCATCTCTGGGCTTCAGTCGCTCTTGGACATGGTGTGTCTTTAAAAATTGCTTCAATTCctcattttctttcttcattttcacAAACTCGTGTTTCCAAATCTCGACGACTTGGAAACCAAGACCCCTCAACCTCTGTGTGGTCTCATCCGTTTTAGCTTTTAATGTCGACataggaacattttttaaaggatGTACTTCATCTCCTTTAAAGCATGATGGACATCCATGATAAAAGCAGccctattaaaagaaaaaataagctcACAACAAATAGTCTACTATTAATAAATCGAAGAACAAGCTAGAAAATATACCAAATACGTACTTGAAACTGGTATACAGTTTTCGTTTCAGCACAGGAGTCATCCACAGATATTCCTGAAATTTTTTCCTCCCCTCTTCCATTTAAAGCATGTTCAACTTTTGTGTTGGACGAAGCTGCCACAAAATCCAGTCATCTAATACTGTCTGAACTATAGTTCATCTTGTTAATTTATCAGTGAGCTGGAATCATTGCGAAAGCATCGGGAGGGATGTGACCACTTCTGCATACAGCCATGCAAGCAGCAGCAATAGTTACATAACTAGGAAAAGATGAAACATCACAGTAAGCACAATTGCAGGGAAAacgataatgttttaaaaaatgcaaacacATAAAACTTACCGAAATGGGTCAACTCCAGCAATGGCTAAAAATTCAGTTTGGAAAAGCTTGCAGCAATTTCGTAACATATCAACGTGAGagctataaaaaaaaggaatattagtcaaaatatataaatactcgcaaaaaattttttttaataagatccGACTTTACTTACCGACAATACAAGAGCATTTCttcttgaaaatcaaattttttctctttgttttcatCATGCCATGTTAAAAATGCTGAACGAGCGGCAGAAGTCATCATTTCAGAGCTGTAATAAGATTTATCAGGGAGCGGCCCAACATACGTCTGGTTTTCTCTGTTATTGAACTGGTGAGGGAAGTagcctttttttctgtttattaacATCAAACAAGAGGGCAGTTTAGCCAAACCAATGGGGAGGAAGTTAAATGAGTCAATAACCCTTATATTAAGGTTAGTATGCTTGATTGCCATAATTTTGCTGCCGTTTGGTATGACATTTGGTGCTGTTCCCTGTTCAAGCATCCACGCCATTATGAATTGCCCATCGAACCTGAAAGCAAGACAAGAATTACTGATTTTGCACGTATAATCAAAAACAAATTCAGAAatgactatttaaaaaaataaaaaataaggcaTACACTAACTTACCCCCTCATGTTATGTGCTATGGCTGTATACCCCTTATGCGCTAGTGAAAATAACCATGCGCAAAATTCTGAAAGTGCTTCATTACCCTCAAAAACTCTTTCTTCTCCGTCAGCATACTGAGCAACTGCAAAGTTGACAACATTCTCACCAGAAGACTGGTCAGTCTGAAAATCGAAGAATATGAGCTTATTGGACGAGTCTTTGGGAGTAACGGTTTTCAGAAAACACATGTGCTCTTCTGCAACCACATTTTTATTGCAAGACGGGTATTTGACGGTTCCGCATTGGTGTTGTTCACGAGGGCAATCTTTCCTTCGGATAACTTTTGAACACACTCGACACTGATATATCTAGAATAAAagcgaagaaaaaattttaaaaataaaacatcggcGTTTAAATGCTGTCCACGTATCTGCGAGCTGTCAAAGTGCCTTAGCGAACTATCCAGACTATCACACTATCCAGACGTGATAGTCGCTGAAGATCACCCGCCTCCAGTCTGTCACACTCCAAGCTGCCCGAGGTCGGAAAAATCCAGCTTACAACTATTTTAGTTAATGATGAAATCCATGAGGGTATTCCTGTGGCCTCATTATTTTCTACAAGAGTTGCCTGCGAAACTTTTGAGCCATTTTTTAATGCCGTAAAACTGAAGTTGAACCAAGACTTCAAAACAAAGTTAATTTTAACTGATGGTACTAATTCATTCTGTAATGCCtggcaaaatatttttcaggatGATGCCAAACATATACTGTGTGCATGGCATGTTTTGCGAAATTGAATTCCAATTTAAAAACgaaagttaaaaatgaaacttaaagAGAAGAACTGAAAAACGACATGAAAACGTTTTCACATGAAttggaaattaaaacatttaaacagtatttaaaagAATTTACCATTAAATATGCAGAAGAAG
Proteins encoded:
- the LOC129230597 gene encoding uncharacterized protein LOC129230597; amino-acid sequence: MEKLGRSVVYHDTDSIIYASDGSNDPPLGNFLGEFTDELEGDTITTFISGGPKNYAYQTAGRKTCCKVRGFTLNFKNTEVLNFDSIRELVCNMDHESIEISNPAKITRDPKRRNVINNPETKAYG
- the LOC129230198 gene encoding uncharacterized protein LOC129230198, with amino-acid sequence MKKENEELKQFLKTHHVQERLKPRDAFYGGRTNAVKLYHEGDTKYVDFTSLYPWCKVLPPRSLFLPVLPYRCNGKLMFPLCSTCAENMTQTPCAHNMEEGAFVGTWVSEELKVAVNKGYTVIQMYEVYHFKQQSNTLFKSYIDLFLKIKQESSGWPAKCITSEAKRKYVQEYEEKEGVKLDASKIEKNTGRRQVAKLALNSFWGR